From a single Paenibacillus sp. FSL W8-0426 genomic region:
- a CDS encoding PRD domain-containing protein, whose translation MIIKQIFNNNIVSTVDDKNQELLILGRGIGFKFKAGDPIDEERIEKIFRLQDASIYEKFKSIVTEVPVEILQATDDIVSLARTQLNKTISDGIYVSLSDHIHFAVQRMEMGHIARNPLSWEVQHFYKAEYDVAREALTLLRERLDIEFPKEEICNIALHFINAEINDSMNDVTHLMQLLQEIMNIIKYHFNVEVDEDSVNYFRFITHLKYFCQRVITHTSQDDAEEYLYEVVRKNYPETFKCIRKIEAFIHKNYQYDMTHSEQLYLTLHLERLMKTKRDAAKESE comes from the coding sequence ATGATCATTAAACAAATATTTAATAATAATATCGTCAGCACCGTCGATGACAAAAACCAGGAACTGCTGATCCTCGGCCGGGGTATCGGATTCAAGTTCAAAGCGGGCGATCCGATCGATGAAGAGCGGATCGAAAAAATTTTTCGTCTCCAGGATGCATCGATCTACGAGAAATTCAAGTCGATCGTCACCGAGGTGCCTGTAGAGATATTGCAGGCGACCGACGATATTGTGAGCTTGGCCCGGACGCAGCTGAACAAAACGATCAGTGACGGCATTTATGTGTCCCTGTCGGATCATATCCATTTTGCCGTACAGCGGATGGAAATGGGACATATCGCGCGCAATCCGTTATCGTGGGAGGTACAGCATTTTTACAAGGCAGAGTATGATGTGGCCCGCGAGGCACTCACCTTGCTGCGCGAGAGATTGGACATTGAATTCCCGAAGGAGGAAATATGCAACATCGCGCTGCATTTCATCAATGCGGAGATCAATGATTCCATGAATGACGTGACTCACCTGATGCAGCTGCTTCAGGAGATCATGAACATCATCAAATATCACTTCAACGTCGAAGTGGATGAAGATAGCGTCAACTATTTTCGGTTCATCACGCATTTGAAATATTTCTGCCAACGGGTCATCACCCATACGTCGCAAGACGATGCGGAGGAATACCTGTACGAGGTCGTTCGCAAGAACTATCCCGAAACGTTCAAATGCATACGCAAGATCGAAGCTTTTATCCATAAAAACTATCAATACGACATGACGCATTCCGAGCAGTTGTATCTGACGCTCCATCTGGAACGCCTGATGAAAACGAAGCGGGATGCCGCCAAGGAAAGCGAATAA
- a CDS encoding glycoside-pentoside-hexuronide (GPH):cation symporter, with protein MGVVNVTQSQPVASMPEEDRKLSFREKVAATIGNMTGTMHNQIIATFLLFFYTDILEISPAYVAGLFLVARIIDAILVPVFGVFVDKVSTPWGKYVPYFAILGVPIAIFGWLTFTDFGLGANGNVIYVTATYLVYSILISIKYAPSNAVGPAITKRIDDRISMGQIGYIAIMLGALFASLAFQPLYKALGNGNDARGFSLIMGLVGLVGILVSIFQVTSLKERYINPNNSQKTPLKEMISAVFTNRSAVVLYIYVLALNLSNGIRTAIMIHYFKYFFNNEGLVVIYGAVSILPTFLGVMVSGPITRRFGIKINVLAASVVNVICMLAVMVIPDTKAGIIIFMALNAITAFFLGASTPAQGSMMPAAMDYTEWKTGKNVNGLMGSIQGFVQTLAMALAGAIAAWALHVVGYVPGVEQSSETIFGLKLLMGVLPAFVLLFTASILWFDISEEKQKQITKELAERRQQKS; from the coding sequence ATGGGAGTAGTCAACGTCACTCAGAGTCAGCCAGTCGCGAGCATGCCGGAAGAAGATCGAAAGCTTTCATTCCGGGAGAAAGTGGCAGCCACGATCGGCAACATGACGGGAACGATGCACAATCAAATCATTGCCACGTTTTTGCTGTTCTTTTATACGGACATTCTCGAAATAAGCCCCGCTTACGTGGCAGGTTTATTTCTGGTAGCACGGATTATCGATGCTATTCTTGTTCCCGTATTTGGCGTGTTTGTTGATAAAGTGAGCACGCCGTGGGGGAAATACGTGCCGTACTTTGCCATTCTGGGAGTACCGATCGCCATTTTCGGATGGCTGACCTTTACGGACTTTGGGTTGGGGGCAAACGGGAACGTTATCTATGTTACGGCAACGTACCTGGTATACAGCATCCTGATCTCCATAAAGTATGCGCCGAGCAACGCCGTAGGTCCCGCGATCACCAAAAGAATCGATGACCGGATCTCGATGGGGCAAATCGGTTATATCGCCATTATGCTCGGTGCATTGTTTGCATCATTGGCTTTTCAACCGCTTTACAAAGCATTGGGAAACGGGAATGATGCCAGAGGTTTCTCGTTGATCATGGGCCTGGTCGGATTGGTGGGGATTTTGGTATCCATTTTCCAGGTAACATCTTTGAAAGAAAGATACATTAACCCGAATAACAGCCAAAAGACACCGTTGAAAGAAATGATATCAGCAGTGTTCACGAACAGGTCGGCCGTTGTTCTGTACATCTACGTGCTGGCTTTGAACTTGTCCAACGGAATCCGAACGGCAATCATGATCCATTACTTCAAATATTTCTTTAATAACGAAGGGCTTGTGGTCATATACGGTGCGGTAAGCATACTGCCCACGTTTCTCGGCGTCATGGTGAGCGGACCGATCACGAGACGGTTTGGCATCAAAATCAATGTGCTGGCCGCTTCCGTCGTAAACGTGATCTGCATGCTTGCAGTGATGGTTATTCCCGATACAAAGGCTGGAATTATCATTTTTATGGCCTTGAATGCGATCACGGCGTTTTTCCTGGGCGCATCGACGCCGGCGCAAGGCTCCATGATGCCTGCTGCCATGGATTATACCGAATGGAAGACCGGAAAAAACGTAAACGGTTTGATGGGTTCCATTCAAGGTTTCGTGCAAACGTTGGCCATGGCATTGGCCGGGGCTATCGCAGCGTGGGCATTGCATGTAGTGGGGTACGTACCTGGAGTCGAACAAAGCAGCGAGACCATTTTTGGCTTGAAATTGTTAATGGGCGTGCTTCCGGCATTCGTTCTATTATTTACCGCGTCGATCCTATGGTTTGACATTTCGGAAGAGAAACAGAAGCAAATTACAAAGGAACTTGCAGAACGCAGGCAACAAAAAAGTTAA
- a CDS encoding family 1 glycosylhydrolase — protein MTKPFRSDFMLGAATAAHQVEGNNIHSDFWAMEHMPHSLYKEPSLQAVDHYHFYEKDIQMLVDAGLNTYRFSIEWARIEPVKGQFAAEEIEHYRKVLECCHQHKVNPVVTLHHFSSPKWLIAEGGWESKTTVEHFKNYCRHVVSELGPLMPYICTINEANMGKQITKIMKRMIGAAANDSNSTTPADVQVGLNVDVQSSMEKYFASLGQVFGMDPTKVQPFLSPRTEQGEQIIMKCHQAARSVIKELNSSIKVGITLSLYDHQALPGGEQLAEQEQHEDFLYYLPFLQGDDFIGVQNYSRKIHGPSGVVQPPDHAKLTKMGYENYPQALANVLQFVAKHWDGPIIVTENGISTDQDDERVEFIRQATAGVQKCVEDGIDVIGYMYWSLLDNFEWQLGYAQTFGLIAVDRSTQIRTPKESLSFLGSLRNR, from the coding sequence ATGACAAAACCATTTAGGAGCGATTTTATGTTGGGTGCGGCTACGGCCGCGCATCAGGTGGAAGGAAACAATATCCATAGCGATTTCTGGGCGATGGAGCATATGCCGCACTCGTTGTACAAAGAACCTTCTTTACAGGCGGTGGACCATTATCATTTTTACGAAAAAGACATTCAAATGTTGGTGGATGCAGGCTTGAATACGTATCGCTTTTCCATCGAATGGGCAAGAATTGAGCCGGTTAAAGGGCAGTTTGCTGCAGAAGAGATCGAACATTACAGGAAGGTCCTGGAATGCTGCCATCAACATAAGGTGAATCCTGTCGTGACATTGCATCATTTTTCGTCTCCCAAATGGCTGATTGCCGAAGGGGGATGGGAGAGCAAAACAACGGTGGAGCATTTCAAGAACTATTGCCGGCATGTCGTTTCAGAGCTGGGGCCCCTGATGCCTTACATCTGTACGATTAACGAAGCGAACATGGGGAAACAGATCACCAAAATTATGAAACGAATGATCGGCGCCGCAGCGAACGATTCGAACTCCACAACACCCGCGGATGTGCAGGTGGGTTTAAACGTCGATGTGCAAAGCAGCATGGAGAAATACTTTGCCAGTTTGGGACAGGTGTTTGGCATGGATCCAACAAAAGTACAACCATTTCTCTCCCCACGGACGGAGCAAGGCGAACAGATCATTATGAAATGCCATCAGGCAGCCAGAAGTGTAATCAAGGAATTGAATTCGTCGATCAAGGTTGGCATCACGTTATCTTTGTACGATCATCAGGCGTTACCCGGTGGGGAACAGCTGGCAGAACAAGAACAGCATGAGGACTTCTTATACTATTTGCCGTTTCTCCAAGGCGATGACTTCATCGGCGTTCAAAATTACTCCAGAAAGATCCATGGACCAAGTGGGGTTGTCCAGCCGCCGGACCACGCGAAGTTAACCAAAATGGGATATGAAAACTATCCTCAAGCATTGGCGAACGTGCTTCAATTTGTGGCCAAACATTGGGATGGACCGATCATCGTAACCGAGAATGGCATATCCACGGATCAAGACGACGAACGCGTGGAATTCATCCGACAGGCCACAGCTGGCGTACAGAAGTGTGTGGAAGACGGGATTGATGTGATCGGGTACATGTATTGGTCCTTGTTGGACAATTTCGAGTGGCAGCTTGGCTACGCTCAAACCTTTGGATTGATCGCCGTCGACCGATCCACGCAAATCCGAACTCCGAAAGAAAGTTTGTCGTTTCTTGGCTCGTTAAGAAATCGGTAA
- a CDS encoding AraC family transcriptional regulator, producing MTTCITIDAMCSLVSNTFELPVFFISPKGKVIYDNLRGQPINPLIERRTGSYLNPLYFEPRRTYRIPVITKSVFSEKFILISYFDGDLFEGTLIMGPTLSHPIPNEVLTGIINDRDAFFYRDQVARYYERLPILSNDKLNHISVFIYHLFNKELLSPQSVLYEDFQFDDYEKAKGFVNLEFTQYLQSADHNQVRLFEKKLLFMIKEGRVEDIDELSFIKEEESSSVLSKSSFLRSNKNHIITLIALVTRASMDGGLNEDTAFALHDRFIQRLEELDRLDEIRSLAREVLHTFAEKVKQARHERYSKKIIACKEYIHKHIYEEIHHNDIALEIGLSPKYLSALFKKEVGISVSEYIQQTKIEEIKRLLAYSAISISELGSLFHFNDQSYLTKVFKKIVGVTPKQYREKHHLIEKG from the coding sequence ATGACCACATGCATTACCATCGACGCGATGTGCAGTCTCGTTTCCAATACGTTTGAACTGCCTGTTTTCTTTATCAGTCCGAAAGGAAAAGTCATCTATGACAACTTGCGCGGCCAACCGATCAACCCATTGATCGAACGTCGCACCGGAAGTTATTTGAACCCGTTATATTTCGAACCCAGAAGAACATATCGGATTCCTGTTATTACCAAATCGGTATTCTCCGAAAAGTTCATATTAATCAGCTATTTCGATGGCGATCTGTTTGAAGGCACCCTGATTATGGGTCCTACCCTGTCCCACCCCATACCTAATGAAGTATTAACTGGCATTATCAATGATAGGGATGCATTTTTTTATCGCGATCAAGTCGCGCGTTATTATGAACGTTTGCCGATTTTGAGCAATGACAAGCTGAACCATATCAGCGTTTTTATTTATCACTTGTTCAACAAGGAGCTGCTTTCTCCTCAATCCGTCTTGTATGAAGATTTTCAGTTCGATGACTATGAAAAGGCAAAGGGATTCGTGAATCTTGAATTCACCCAGTATTTGCAATCTGCGGATCACAATCAGGTTCGATTGTTCGAAAAAAAGCTTTTGTTCATGATCAAAGAAGGCAGGGTTGAGGACATCGACGAACTGTCCTTCATCAAGGAAGAAGAATCCTCATCCGTCTTGTCGAAATCCAGCTTCCTTCGTTCGAACAAAAACCATATCATTACGCTGATTGCTTTGGTAACGAGAGCTTCTATGGACGGAGGCTTGAACGAGGATACCGCCTTTGCATTACACGACAGGTTCATACAACGGCTCGAGGAATTGGACCGGCTGGATGAAATCCGAAGTTTGGCACGCGAAGTCCTGCATACGTTTGCAGAGAAGGTGAAGCAAGCACGGCACGAAAGATATTCCAAAAAAATCATAGCCTGCAAGGAGTACATTCATAAACACATTTATGAAGAAATCCACCATAACGACATCGCCTTGGAGATTGGACTTAGTCCCAAATATTTGTCGGCCCTGTTCAAAAAAGAGGTCGGCATTTCGGTAAGCGAATACATTCAACAAACAAAGATCGAAGAAATCAAACGTTTACTGGCGTACAGCGCCATCTCGATATCCGAATTAGGCTCGCTCTTTCATTTTAATGACCAGAGCTATTTAACCAAAGTATTTAAAAAGATCGTGGGCGTGACCCCGAAACAATATCGCGAAAAACATCATTTGATCGAAAAAGGTTGA
- a CDS encoding family 78 glycoside hydrolase catalytic domain produces MLEVGSLRTEYLENPLGVDAASPRLGWKVYSSETNVMQTAYHVQASGTKDFNDLIWDTGRVESDQSQVILYAGPPLESLQRVYWRVKVWDNHGEESIFSECAFFEIGLLHASDWRACWIEPEKEVQIDAYKPAPYIRKEFIVRKGLVRARACLTAKGLYSFYLNGVEGTDHLFTPGFTSYHERLQYQIYDVTHLLQEGANALGIILGDGWWRGSTGGASLKNNFGYKLAFLGQLMLQYEDGTIEWVCSDGTFKTSYGPLLKSDMKAGDLYDARIDMEGWNQPGYDDSSWGQVQAAKDELTGLIATRSVPVRQKETFSPTVLHTPNGETVLDFGQNIAGWVDMRVCGEAGTNVVLIHGETLDKDGNFTLQNLAHHGPLEDFQEVRYILKGEGIEHYRPRFSIFGFRYVLVKKHPGIVKAEDFTAVAIYSDMEQTGEFTCSNPLINQLVSNSRWSQKSNFMEVPTDCPTRERAGWTGDAQVFCKTAANLMNVHSFYEKWLADLASEQFSNGSVGSTVPTVIGYHNKEEWERFSKQNKDPMMAIRRPEPGTASMLDGSSGWGDAAVIIPWTLYLCYGDQTILEKQFDSAKAWVDYMAVSARKANERFKDSPAYQNYTDGELDADYIWDTSFHWGEWLEADSEFNDLVAAMSKSQGCHPDVATAYFAYSTRLLAEMASVLGKLEIAEEYLRRYEKIKRVYNAYFVQDNGHILDDRQAPNVRTLAFGLADTAKRQAVADRLAEMVVAQKHHLNTGFLSTPFILHVLADHGYPEIAYRLLEQTSDPSWLYAVSHGATTIWESWRGIKPDGELTGSLNHYSYGAVCDFLFTGIAGIRPQWKTPGFKHFTIKPLVGGTLTHASATYESPYGVIQSGWLKTERGVTYDFGIPANSRATVMLPGKQVDIKRVSAEFPDVRYEDGHIIFTAGSGEYTIAL; encoded by the coding sequence GTGCTTGAAGTCGGATCATTGCGAACGGAATATTTGGAAAATCCTTTGGGCGTGGACGCAGCATCACCACGATTAGGTTGGAAGGTGTACAGTTCAGAGACGAACGTTATGCAAACGGCATATCATGTACAAGCATCCGGAACAAAAGACTTTAACGATTTGATCTGGGATACGGGGAGAGTAGAATCTGACCAGTCCCAAGTCATCTTGTATGCAGGTCCGCCGCTGGAATCGCTGCAGCGCGTCTATTGGAGGGTTAAAGTCTGGGACAATCACGGTGAAGAGTCCATATTCAGCGAATGCGCCTTCTTTGAAATCGGGCTGCTGCATGCCAGTGACTGGCGTGCCTGCTGGATTGAACCGGAAAAGGAAGTGCAGATCGATGCCTATAAACCTGCCCCTTATATTCGCAAGGAATTCATTGTAAGGAAGGGACTTGTCCGGGCCAGGGCATGTTTGACGGCAAAAGGGCTATACAGCTTTTATTTGAACGGGGTGGAAGGTACGGACCATCTGTTTACTCCCGGATTTACATCCTATCACGAGCGATTGCAATATCAGATCTATGACGTGACTCATTTGCTGCAGGAAGGCGCTAACGCGCTTGGCATTATTCTTGGCGACGGCTGGTGGAGAGGTTCTACCGGCGGGGCTAGCTTGAAAAATAATTTCGGGTACAAGCTGGCTTTTTTGGGACAACTGATGCTGCAATACGAGGACGGAACGATCGAATGGGTTTGCAGTGACGGGACATTCAAGACATCATACGGACCGCTGCTGAAATCAGACATGAAGGCTGGCGATCTTTATGATGCCCGAATAGATATGGAAGGCTGGAACCAACCCGGATATGACGATTCTTCCTGGGGGCAAGTACAGGCTGCCAAAGATGAACTAACTGGCCTGATTGCGACCCGCAGCGTGCCGGTTAGACAAAAGGAAACCTTTTCGCCAACGGTATTACACACGCCGAATGGCGAGACCGTGCTGGACTTTGGACAAAACATCGCAGGCTGGGTGGACATGAGGGTTTGCGGTGAAGCCGGTACCAATGTTGTACTCATCCATGGGGAAACGCTGGATAAAGACGGGAACTTTACCTTGCAAAACCTGGCCCATCACGGGCCGTTAGAGGACTTTCAAGAAGTTCGCTACATTTTGAAGGGTGAGGGTATCGAGCATTATCGTCCGCGCTTCTCGATCTTTGGTTTTCGCTACGTGCTGGTCAAGAAGCATCCAGGCATTGTAAAAGCAGAAGATTTTACGGCAGTGGCCATCTATTCGGATATGGAGCAAACGGGTGAATTTACGTGTTCCAATCCCTTGATCAACCAATTGGTCTCTAACTCGCGCTGGAGCCAAAAAAGCAATTTCATGGAAGTGCCGACGGATTGCCCGACCCGGGAGAGAGCAGGCTGGACGGGGGACGCACAAGTATTTTGCAAAACGGCAGCCAATTTGATGAACGTGCATTCGTTTTATGAAAAATGGCTGGCCGACCTGGCGTCCGAACAATTCTCGAATGGATCCGTAGGGAGTACGGTACCTACCGTGATCGGCTATCACAACAAAGAGGAATGGGAGAGGTTCTCCAAGCAGAATAAAGACCCCATGATGGCCATACGCAGGCCAGAGCCAGGAACGGCAAGCATGCTTGACGGTTCTTCCGGCTGGGGGGATGCGGCGGTTATTATTCCATGGACGTTGTATCTGTGTTACGGAGACCAAACCATTCTAGAGAAGCAGTTTGATTCGGCTAAGGCATGGGTGGATTATATGGCCGTCAGCGCCAGGAAAGCCAATGAACGTTTCAAAGACTCTCCCGCCTATCAGAACTATACCGACGGCGAGCTTGATGCGGATTACATTTGGGATACCAGCTTCCACTGGGGAGAATGGCTCGAAGCCGATTCCGAATTCAACGATCTGGTCGCGGCGATGAGCAAGTCCCAAGGCTGTCATCCCGATGTTGCGACAGCGTATTTCGCCTATTCCACGCGCCTCCTGGCCGAAATGGCTTCCGTACTCGGAAAGCTCGAGATAGCAGAAGAATACCTGCGTCGATATGAAAAGATCAAGCGTGTGTACAATGCATACTTTGTTCAGGATAACGGGCATATTCTGGACGATCGGCAGGCGCCGAATGTTCGGACGCTGGCGTTTGGGTTGGCGGATACAGCCAAACGACAAGCGGTTGCGGACCGTCTTGCCGAGATGGTCGTAGCGCAGAAGCATCATTTGAATACGGGATTTTTGTCCACGCCGTTCATCCTTCATGTTCTGGCGGATCATGGGTATCCCGAAATCGCCTATCGGCTGCTGGAGCAAACCTCCGATCCCTCCTGGTTATATGCCGTGAGCCATGGCGCTACAACGATTTGGGAAAGCTGGAGGGGAATCAAACCGGACGGGGAACTTACGGGTTCATTGAACCATTATTCCTATGGAGCGGTATGCGACTTCTTATTTACAGGCATTGCAGGCATTCGCCCGCAATGGAAAACGCCGGGTTTCAAACATTTTACGATAAAACCGCTGGTTGGAGGAACGCTTACACATGCATCTGCAACGTATGAATCTCCCTATGGCGTGATCCAATCCGGTTGGTTGAAGACGGAAAGAGGCGTTACCTACGATTTTGGCATTCCTGCGAATTCCAGGGCCACCGTTATGCTTCCGGGCAAGCAGGTTGACATCAAGCGAGTGTCTGCCGAGTTTCCCGATGTCCGCTATGAAGACGGGCATATCATCTTTACTGCAGGAAGCGGGGAGTACACGATCGCGTTGTAA
- a CDS encoding metallophosphoesterase yields the protein MFVVAGIAFLLVYGLLVFYIGWSGWSWMKPVVSARFRWLYIGIIAFLACSFILARMFGSLSFLSIIGSYWLAIFSLLLMILPVVHIILWLLRLTRIPRHHAHKWAGAATLVLLLSTLGYGIFNAYSPVVREYSIQIDKKVEGLDTLNIVMAADTHFGLLSGPSHAKRMVNEINALKPDLVLYPGDLIDDNLELYKKSGIADIIRDIQAPYGVYATLGNHDKFDGPIEALIAALEQSNMKVLYDEQIMLDDKLTLIGRKDRTETDRAEVAALMENVDQSKPVIMLDHQPYDLDIAEQNGIDLVVSGHTHRGQIAPAQFITQAIYENDWGYLQKGAMHSIVTSGYGFWGPPIRTSSRSEIVQIHVTFKQ from the coding sequence ATGTTTGTCGTAGCTGGTATTGCATTTCTGCTCGTATACGGATTGCTGGTATTTTACATAGGCTGGAGCGGGTGGAGCTGGATGAAACCCGTTGTGAGCGCACGTTTCCGCTGGCTGTATATTGGAATCATCGCATTTCTGGCTTGTTCATTTATTTTGGCGCGGATGTTTGGAAGCTTATCGTTTCTGAGCATCATTGGATCATACTGGTTGGCCATCTTCTCATTGTTATTGATGATTCTGCCGGTTGTACATATCATCCTTTGGCTGCTGCGGTTGACGCGCATACCCAGGCATCATGCACACAAATGGGCCGGCGCGGCGACGCTTGTTTTATTGTTGTCGACACTGGGTTACGGCATTTTCAACGCATATAGTCCGGTCGTAAGGGAGTACAGCATTCAGATCGATAAAAAAGTCGAAGGGCTGGACACGCTTAATATCGTGATGGCAGCAGATACCCATTTTGGATTGCTGTCGGGACCGAGTCACGCTAAACGAATGGTAAATGAGATTAATGCACTGAAGCCCGACCTTGTGCTGTACCCTGGCGACCTGATCGACGATAACCTTGAACTGTACAAGAAAAGCGGGATCGCGGACATTATTCGTGATATCCAGGCACCCTACGGTGTTTACGCAACCCTTGGGAACCATGACAAATTCGACGGTCCGATCGAAGCGTTGATTGCAGCCTTGGAACAAAGCAACATGAAGGTGTTATATGATGAGCAAATTATGCTGGATGACAAATTGACCTTGATCGGGCGCAAAGACAGAACCGAGACGGATCGTGCCGAGGTCGCTGCTTTAATGGAAAACGTGGATCAAAGCAAACCGGTGATCATGCTGGACCACCAACCGTATGATCTGGATATCGCCGAACAAAACGGCATCGATCTGGTTGTGTCCGGCCATACGCATCGCGGGCAGATTGCCCCGGCCCAGTTCATCACGCAGGCCATTTATGAGAACGATTGGGGATATTTGCAGAAAGGCGCCATGCATTCCATTGTCACGTCGGGTTATGGATTTTGGGGGCCGCCGATCCGTACAAGCAGCCGCTCCGAAATCGTGCAGATTCATGTCACATTCAAGCAATAA
- the gndA gene encoding NADP-dependent phosphogluconate dehydrogenase, with the protein MSKQQIGVIGLAVMGKNLALNIESRGFTVSVFNRSPEKTHDLLKEAEGKNLTGTFSIEEFVASLESPRKILIMVQAGSATDATIEQLLPHLDEGDIIIDGGNAYFPDTQRRSKELEDKGIRFIGTGVSGGEEGALKGPAIMPGGQESAYKLVEPILTAISAKVGDDPCCTYIGPDGAGHYVKMVHNGIEYGDMQLIGEAYHLLKSVLNVSVEELHEIFTEWNKGELDSYLIEITADIFSKYDPETGKPMVDVILDAAGQKGTGKWTSQSALDLGVPLSMITESVFSRFLSAMKDERVAASKILNGPSASAFTGDKAAFIESVRKALFASKIVSYAQGFAQMRAASDEYGWDLKYGNIAMIFRGGCIIRSQFLQNIKEAYDNNAELKNLLLDPYFQNIVESYQDAWREVVSVAVTQGIPVPGFSSALSYYDSYRTERLPANLLQAQRDYFGAHTFKRVDKEGTFHHNWMEASE; encoded by the coding sequence ATGAGCAAACAACAGATCGGCGTTATCGGACTTGCGGTTATGGGCAAAAACTTGGCCCTTAACATTGAAAGCAGAGGCTTTACGGTGTCGGTATTCAACCGTTCCCCGGAGAAAACGCATGACCTCTTGAAAGAAGCGGAAGGCAAAAACCTGACAGGCACGTTCTCCATCGAAGAGTTCGTGGCATCCCTGGAATCCCCGCGCAAAATTTTGATCATGGTTCAAGCGGGCAGCGCAACGGACGCAACGATCGAACAGCTGCTGCCTCATCTGGACGAAGGCGACATCATCATCGATGGCGGAAATGCCTACTTCCCTGACACGCAGCGCCGCAGCAAAGAGCTGGAAGACAAAGGCATTCGCTTCATCGGCACAGGCGTATCCGGCGGTGAAGAAGGCGCGCTGAAAGGCCCTGCAATCATGCCGGGCGGACAGGAAAGTGCCTACAAACTCGTCGAACCGATCCTGACGGCGATTTCCGCCAAAGTAGGCGACGATCCTTGCTGTACATACATCGGACCAGACGGTGCCGGACATTATGTAAAAATGGTGCACAACGGCATCGAGTACGGAGATATGCAGTTGATCGGTGAGGCCTACCACCTGCTCAAATCCGTGCTGAACGTCTCGGTCGAAGAGCTGCATGAAATCTTTACGGAGTGGAACAAAGGCGAACTCGACAGCTACCTGATCGAGATTACGGCCGACATCTTCTCCAAATACGATCCGGAAACCGGCAAACCGATGGTCGACGTCATCCTGGATGCTGCCGGACAAAAAGGAACGGGCAAATGGACAAGCCAAAGCGCGCTGGATCTGGGCGTACCGCTGTCCATGATTACGGAATCCGTATTCTCGCGCTTCTTGTCCGCCATGAAGGACGAGCGCGTAGCGGCAAGCAAAATCCTGAACGGCCCGTCCGCGTCCGCCTTCACAGGCGACAAAGCTGCGTTCATCGAGAGCGTGCGCAAAGCGCTGTTCGCAAGTAAAATCGTGTCCTATGCCCAAGGCTTCGCACAAATGCGCGCAGCTTCCGACGAGTACGGCTGGGATTTGAAATACGGCAACATCGCGATGATTTTCCGCGGCGGCTGCATCATCCGTTCGCAATTCCTGCAAAACATCAAGGAAGCGTACGACAACAATGCCGAGCTGAAAAACCTGCTGCTCGACCCTTATTTCCAAAACATCGTGGAATCGTACCAGGATGCATGGCGCGAAGTGGTGTCCGTAGCGGTAACCCAAGGTATTCCGGTACCGGGCTTCTCCAGCGCGCTGTCCTACTACGACAGCTACCGCACAGAGCGTCTGCCGGCCAACCTGCTGCAGGCTCAGCGCGACTACTTCGGCGCGCACACGTTTAAACGCGTGGACAAAGAAGGCACATTCCACCACAACTGGATGGAAGCAAGCGAATAA
- the fsa gene encoding fructose-6-phosphate aldolase has translation MKFFIDTANVEQIQKAYKIGVLNGVTTNPSLVAKEGVKFEDRIEEILKLVPEVESVSAEVTPDAETAEEMIAQAEELIKINNSDKNITIKLPMTLAGLEACRYLTKKGVKTNVTLIFTVNQALLAARAGATYVSPFLGRLDDISEDGVQLVSKVAELFRVHNLDTQIIAASVRHPDHVTRVALAGAHIATVPFSVIEQISKHPLTDQGLEKFAADWKNSVK, from the coding sequence ATGAAATTTTTCATCGATACAGCAAACGTGGAGCAAATTCAAAAAGCATATAAAATCGGCGTCTTGAACGGCGTAACGACGAATCCTTCTCTCGTAGCCAAAGAAGGCGTGAAATTCGAGGACCGCATCGAAGAAATCCTGAAGCTGGTTCCTGAAGTGGAATCCGTATCCGCAGAAGTAACGCCGGATGCAGAAACAGCAGAAGAAATGATCGCGCAAGCGGAAGAACTGATCAAAATCAACAACAGCGACAAAAACATCACGATCAAATTGCCAATGACGCTGGCAGGTCTGGAAGCATGCCGCTACTTGACGAAAAAAGGCGTGAAAACCAACGTAACACTGATCTTCACGGTGAACCAAGCTTTGCTTGCAGCTCGTGCTGGCGCAACGTACGTATCCCCATTCTTGGGTCGTCTCGACGACATCTCCGAAGATGGCGTGCAGTTGGTGAGCAAAGTAGCCGAACTGTTCCGTGTGCATAATCTGGATACACAAATCATTGCTGCATCCGTAAGACATCCGGATCACGTAACACGTGTAGCGTTGGCAGGAGCACATATTGCGACGGTTCCATTCTCCGTCATTGAGCAAATCTCCAAACACCCGCTGACAGACCAAGGTCTGGAAAAATTTGCGGCAGACTGGAAAAATTCCGTAAAATAA